The genomic region AGCGATTCCTTTCGGCAAGGCCGCCGTGCGGCGCGAAGGATCTGACGTTACGATCGTCAGTTGGGGCAACTGCCTAGAGTTAGCCGAAGCTGCCGCCAATCAAGCGCAAGAAGAAGGAGTCAGTGTCGAGGTCATCGATCTGCGCACGATTCAGCCTTGGGACGAGGAGACGGTCGAGAAGTCGCTGGCCAAAACGGGGCGATTGGTGGTCGTCCATGAGGATCAGCGCACCTGCGGACTGGGCGCAACGGTCGTAACCGAGATGGTCTCTCACGCTCATCGATTCAACTGCCTGCTGGCGCCGCCTCAGTTGGTCGCTCGGAAGGACGTCTACATTCCGTTCTGCCCCGATCTGGAGTACGCGGTCTTGCCCGATCTCAAGCAGGTTCTTCAAGCCGTCTACAACACGATGGAGTGATTGCGATATGCCAATAACGGAAGTTCTAGTGCCGCAACTGGGAGAAGGCCTGCAAGAGGTCAAGGTTATCCGCTTTCTGAAGCAGCCCGGCGAGACGATCAAGCGCGACGAGCATTTTTACGAGATGGAGACCGACAAGGCAGTGGTCGAAGTCGAGTCGCCCTATGACGGGACGCTGACCGAGTGGCTTGCCGGCGAGGGCGATGTGCTGGCCATTGGCGCGCCCATCGCCAAGATGGAGACTGCCGAGGCTGTCGCCGCGCCCGCTGCTCATGGCGCGCCAGTCTCTCATGCCGTTCCGACCGCGCCCGTTCGCACTGAACGTCCGGCAGCCGGCGATGTGGTCATCCCTCCGCGCACACGGGCTCATGCAAAGAGCTTGGGACTTACTGAAGACGAGCTTCGCTCGATCCCATCGAACACGGGCAAACTGATGCCCGAAGATGTGGACGCTTTCGTGTCGGCCCGCGGTAGCGCCGCGGTCGAGGTTGCGGGCGAAGGCTACACCGACCGTCCGGTGCCGGCTCAGCAGCGCACATTCATGTATCGAGTCAAGCGCAGCAGCCAGATCGTTGTGCCGGGCACCATCGATATCTTTGTGCCTTGGAAGAACATTCGAGGTCTATTCGAGAGTTTGCGCAAAGAGGACGTCGAGGTGCAGCCGTCCGAGTTCGTAATGGCGGCGTTTTGTATCGCCCAATCGGCTAAAAACCACACCAAGTTCCGCTCGACTCTTGTCGGAGAAGAGACGATACGAGAGTGGGATCATCTGAATATGGGGATCGCGGTCGCCCGGCCGAGCGACGAGTTGGTTACCGCAGTCGTGAACGATGCCGATGCCCTAGAGTTTGTGCCGTTCGCTCGGGCCGTTCAGAGCCAGGTTCGACGCGCTCGCGAGGGGCAAGACCAGGCGTCGATGGCCACGCAGATGTTAGTAACCTACATGGGCGCTCATAATATCGTCGCGGCGGTTCCGGTTCTCGTTTCGCCCGCAGTGTCGGTCGTTTTCATTGGGGCGGCGCATCTTCGAGAGGGCCAGTTGATGACGACCGTCGGTCTGACCTTCGATCATCGGCTGATCAACGGCGTGGGAGCGGCGAACTTTCTGAACGAGATCGGCGAGCGGATGGAGAAGCTGGAGCGTTCCGAACTGGGGCTTTAACCGACTAAACGCGAACGAATCGCTGGGCGGCGTAAAAGGCAGACAATGCGCCCATGATCGTGCCGGCGCCGACCAGCAGGCCGGCCACAGCCAATGGCGGCGCCGCGGCCGCCCAATTGCCGATAAAAGGCGCGGCCTCGGCCAAGGCGTCCAAGGCGCGCGGCACCGAAGCCAACACAATAATGGCCGCCAGAAGACCGCCCAACATTCCTTGCACCGCGCCTTCTAGAACGAAAGGCAAACGAATCGTTCGATGGGTCGCGCCGACCAGAGCCATCACGGCGATCTCATCTTCGCGAGCTTTAACGGTCAGTCGAATGGCGTTGTAGATCAAGATCAACGCCCCCAGCATCAAGATGCCGGTGAAGATCAGCCCCGTCCAGCGGACAATCCGCGCAATGCCTTGAACCATGCCGAGATCATCGCGCAGATCGACCACCTTATCGATCACTGGCTCTTCTCTAATCTTGTCCGCCAGCGTCAAGCAAAGTTCGGGCTTTTTGGCCGCTACGACCAACTTATCGGGCAACGGATTGGGCATTCCTTCAAAGGTCATGTCGCTGCCCAATCGTCTCTTCTCTTCGGGCCAGGCTTCCTCTTTAGTAACCAGTTTGACCGACTTGGTTTCGGGCATTGCTTCAATCCGACCGACGACCGCCTCTATTTCTTCTCGCGGGGCGTCCATTTTGGCGAAGGCATTGATTTCGAACTGTCTAGGCAAGGAGGACGCTACGCTGTCCAATTGGAACAGAGTGAAGGCGACGAGACCCAGCAACACCAACGAAACCATGGCCGTCGTGATGGCGGCCAGTTGCATCGAAGCATCCCTCTTGAGGCTGGTGAGGGTCTCTTCTATAATGAAGAGCGTTCTGTGAAGCATTAGAGACTCCTCACAACGGCCCGCGTTCGATCCAGGTCGGACGGGTAGAGGCTTTCTTCAGTGTCCGAGACGATTCGTCCGCGCTCCATGGCGACCACTCGCTTCTTCAGGCTGTCCACAATGTTGGGATCGTGAGTCGAGACGACCACGGTCGCGCCTTTGTGATTGATGCGAAGAAGCAAGTCGGCAATGTCCTTGGAAGTATCGGGATCGAGATTGCCGGTCGGTTCGTCCGCTATCAAAAGCTTTGGGTTGTTGGCCAATGCTCTAGCAATGGCTGCGCGCTGTGCCTCTCCTCCAGAGAGCTGTTTGGGCATGGCCTGGCCTCGATGGCTCATGCCGACCAGTTCCATCACATAGGCAATTCGCTTCTGGGCTTCTCTCTCGGTGTGTCCAATAGCGCGAAGACCGTAAGCGATGTTCTCCCAGACTTTTTTCTTGGGCAGCAGGCCGTAGTCTTGCGGCACGATGCCCATCATGCGTCGAAGATTCGGAATCTTACGCTCGGGGATTTTGGTGATCTCTTGCCCCAGGACGAAAACCCGGCCGCAGGTCGCGCGCTGTGCGGCATAGATAAGCTTGAGCAGCGTGGACTTGCCCGCCCCGGTCGATCCGACGAGAAAGACGAACTCGCCCGAGTCGATCTTAAGGGAGACGTCTCGCAGAGCGGTTACATCGCCATAAACTACGCTGACCCCCTGAATCTCGATCATGCTTTCTCCGCTCGGCGCCTCGACGCGCATTATACCCTTGGGCCTTTCAGGTAAAATTGGCGCCATGCCCAAGCCCGAACTCCCCGCAGACGACAACTGGGTGCAGTGCGGCAAGTGCCGAAAGATTCTCTTCCGCCCCGACTTTCTCCGCGCGCTCAAAGTGTGCACGGCTTGCGGACATCATCATCGGCTCTCAGCTCGCGAGCGCATCGAGATGTTGACCGATCCCGCGACCTTTGAAGAGCGAGACGTACAGGTTGTAAGCGCCGATCCGCTCGAATTTCCCGAGTATGCCGACAAATTGGCCAAGAGTTTCACCGGTTCGGGCGAGATGGAGGCGATCTTGACCGGTAAGGCGGTAATCGAAGATCGGCCCGCGGTGATCGGCGCTATGGACTTTGGCTTTATGGGCGGGAGCATGGGTTCTGCGGTCGGCGAGAAGATCGCGCGCTGCTTCGAGGCGGGCATCGAGGAGCGATTGCCGGTCGTAATCGCTTGCAGCTCGGGCGGGGCAAGAATGCAAGAAGGGCTGATCTCGCTGATGCAGATGGCCAAGACCACGGCGGCTGTCTCGGCCTTTCGTCGATCAGGTTTGCCCTATATCGCGGTCTTTACCGACCCGACTATGGCGGGCGTTCTGGCCAGTTTTGCCTCGTTGGCCGATGTGATCGTGGCAGAGCCGGGAGCCTTGGTCGGATTTGCCGGCCAGAGAGTAGCGCAACAGGCTCAAGTGATCAAGGCGCCGGGCAACTTCCAAACCGCCGAGTTTCAGCACGAGCACGGCATGATCGATCTGATCGTGCATCGACGAGAACTCAAGAGCACAGTCGGCAGACTGCTGGATTATCTGACCCAAGCGGCGTAGGTCAATCGTATGAACATTATCGATTTTGAACGGCCTATTACAGAATTGGAAAGCGCGATCAATCAACTTCGGCGGCTGAAGATGGAGCGGGGAGTAGACAGGAGCCGAGAGATCGCCGAACTGGAGAAGGAGCGTGAGCGACTGTTGAAAACGATATTCAGCCACTTGACTCCTTGGGACAAGGTGCTGCTTGCGCGCCATCCCAAGCGACCCTATGCGCTGGATTATGCGCGCTCCATGTGCGAGGGCTTCATGGAGCTTCACGGCGACCGCTTGGGCTTTGACGACGGAGCGGTCGTTGCAGGCTTGGCCCGCATCGGCTCGCATAAGATCGCCCTGGTCGGCCACCAAAAGGGCAGAGACCTGCGCGAGCGCCAGCGCCGCAACTTTGGGATGGCCAAGCCGGAGGGCTATCGAAAAGGCATGAGAATCTTCGACCTCGCCGAACGGTTTAGACTCCCCGTCGTCACTTTGGTCGACACGCCCGCAGCCGATCCTGGGGTCGAATCGGAAGCGAGGGGCATCTCTGAGGCGATCGCAGCCTCGATGATGAAAATGTTCGAGCTGACCGTGCCGACCATTGCAGTCATTCTAGGCGAGGGCGGCAGCGGCGGCGCAATCGGATTTGCCACGGCCAATCGAGTTCTGATGCTCGAGCACAGCATTTACTCGGTCATCCCGCCCGAAGGCTGCGCGGCTATCTTATGGAGAGACCCGTCCAAGAATCGCGAAGCGTCCGAAGCGCTCAAACTGACCGCCCAAAGCGCCATGGAGATGGGTTTGATCGATGGAATCATCCCCGAACCACTAGGCGGCGCGCACAGAGACGCCCAAACGACCGCCCTCAGCGTGCGCGCCGCGATCCTCCATCAACTCGAAGAACTCGGAAGCAAGAAACCGTCCGAACTTCAGCACGAGCGATACGAGAAGTTTCGACAGATGGGCATCTATCAGGTCAAGGCCGATATATGACCTTTCAAGATCTGTTAGCCGCGCTCCAGAAGTTTTGGGGCAACTATGGCTGTTTGATCGTCCAGCCGCACGACCTGGAAGTCGGCGCGGGCACGATGTCTCCTATGACGGCCCTGCGATCGCTGGGCCCGGAGCCCTGGAACGTCGCTTACGCCCAACCCTGTCGCCGCCCGACAGACGGTCGATACGGTCGAAACCCCATGCGAATGCAGCACTACTACCAATATCAAGTCGTGTTGAAGCCGTCTCCCGAAGATGTGGTCGATGTTTACTTGGAGAGTCTAAAGGCAATCGGCATAGACGTTGTCAAAAACGACGTCCGCTTCGTTGAGGACGACTGGGAAGACCAAAGTCTGGGCGCGTCGGGCGTCGGATGGGAAGTCTGGTTGAACGGCGCGGAGATCACTCAATTCACCTTTTTTCAGCAGATGGGCGGGATAGAGTGCAAGCCCGTCAGCGCAGAAATCACCTACGGCCCAGAGCGCCTGTGCCTGTTGCTTCAAGGTCGAACAAGCGTCTGGGACAACATGGAGTGGGGACACGGAATCACCTATAGCGACGTGGATTTTCAATCCGAACTGGATCACAACTACTATAACTTCGAGCAGGCCGATACGGAGATGCTGTTCCAACTCTTCGACCAGCTGGAGGCCGAAAGCAAGCGGATCGCCGAAGCGGGCCTCGTCTTCCCGGCCTACGAATTGGCGCTTAAATGCTCGCACGCTTTCAATCTCCTCAATGCGCGAGGCAGCATCTCCGTTACTGAACGCGCCAACTACATCAACCGAGTGCGCGCGCTGGCCAGGAACTGTTGCCGCATGTACTTGCAGCAGCGCGAAGAGCAGGGATTCCCGCTCTTGCAAAAAACGTGGCCTCGCGGACTCGCATCGGCGCGATGACCGAAGGCATCGTCCAGGGCGACTGTCGAGAGGTCCTGGCCGAGTTTCCCGAAGCAGAGTTCGATGCGATTTTTGCCGATCCGCCCTATAACTTGCAACTGCGACAGCCGCTCTATCGCCCAAACCAGACTCTGGTCGATGCCGTAAACGACGACTGGGACAAAGTGGGCGATTTTCACGACTACGACGCCTTCACCCGCGAATGGCTGTCAGCCTGCCGGCGCGTCCTTAAGCCCGATGGCACGATCTGGGTCATCGGAACCTATCACAACATCTTTCGCGTCGGTTCGATCCTGCAAGACTTAGGATATTGGATTTTGAACGACGTTGTCTGGATCAAGACCAACCCAATGCCCAACTTTCGAGGCGCCCGGCTGACCAACGCGCACGAGACCTTGATCTGGGCGGCCAAAAGTCGCGAAGCAAAGGGGCGCCTGCTAAACTACAAGAGCCTAAAGGCCGGCAACGAGGACAAGCAAATGCGCAGCGAATGGGTGATTCCGATCTGTAGCGGAGCAGAGCGGACCTTGCAAAACGGCCGGAAGGCGCACTCGACCCAGAAGCCCGAGGCGCTGCTGCATCGCGTCTTGATGGCTTGTACATCGTGGGGCGATTGGGTCTTGGATCCCTTTGTAGGTTCGGGCACGACGGCGGCGGTGGCCAAACGTCTGGGCCGGCGATGCGTGGGGATCGAGCAGGACGAGGGGTATGTGAAAGTGGCGCGGAAACGGTTGGCTTCGGTCGCGCGTCCTGACGAGGCATTGCGCGAACTGTATGAACCCTACGATGAGCCGAGACCATTGCGAGTACCTTTCGTCAACCTGGTGGAGCAGGGCGTGTTGGCTGTCGGCCAGGAGCTCTACTTTAACGGCAGTCCCGATCTGACAGCCCGAAT from Armatimonadota bacterium harbors:
- a CDS encoding 2-oxo acid dehydrogenase subunit E2, translating into MPITEVLVPQLGEGLQEVKVIRFLKQPGETIKRDEHFYEMETDKAVVEVESPYDGTLTEWLAGEGDVLAIGAPIAKMETAEAVAAPAAHGAPVSHAVPTAPVRTERPAAGDVVIPPRTRAHAKSLGLTEDELRSIPSNTGKLMPEDVDAFVSARGSAAVEVAGEGYTDRPVPAQQRTFMYRVKRSSQIVVPGTIDIFVPWKNIRGLFESLRKEDVEVQPSEFVMAAFCIAQSAKNHTKFRSTLVGEETIREWDHLNMGIAVARPSDELVTAVVNDADALEFVPFARAVQSQVRRAREGQDQASMATQMLVTYMGAHNIVAAVPVLVSPAVSVVFIGAAHLREGQLMTTVGLTFDHRLINGVGAANFLNEIGERMEKLERSELGL
- a CDS encoding ABC transporter permease, which gives rise to MLHRTLFIIEETLTSLKRDASMQLAAITTAMVSLVLLGLVAFTLFQLDSVASSLPRQFEINAFAKMDAPREEIEAVVGRIEAMPETKSVKLVTKEEAWPEEKRRLGSDMTFEGMPNPLPDKLVVAAKKPELCLTLADKIREEPVIDKVVDLRDDLGMVQGIARIVRWTGLIFTGILMLGALILIYNAIRLTVKAREDEIAVMALVGATHRTIRLPFVLEGAVQGMLGGLLAAIIVLASVPRALDALAEAAPFIGNWAAAAPPLAVAGLLVGAGTIMGALSAFYAAQRFVRV
- a CDS encoding ATP-binding cassette domain-containing protein; this translates as MIEIQGVSVVYGDVTALRDVSLKIDSGEFVFLVGSTGAGKSTLLKLIYAAQRATCGRVFVLGQEITKIPERKIPNLRRMMGIVPQDYGLLPKKKVWENIAYGLRAIGHTEREAQKRIAYVMELVGMSHRGQAMPKQLSGGEAQRAAIARALANNPKLLIADEPTGNLDPDTSKDIADLLLRINHKGATVVVSTHDPNIVDSLKKRVVAMERGRIVSDTEESLYPSDLDRTRAVVRSL
- a CDS encoding acetyl-CoA carboxylase carboxyl transferase subunit beta; translated protein: MPKPELPADDNWVQCGKCRKILFRPDFLRALKVCTACGHHHRLSARERIEMLTDPATFEERDVQVVSADPLEFPEYADKLAKSFTGSGEMEAILTGKAVIEDRPAVIGAMDFGFMGGSMGSAVGEKIARCFEAGIEERLPVVIACSSGGARMQEGLISLMQMAKTTAAVSAFRRSGLPYIAVFTDPTMAGVLASFASLADVIVAEPGALVGFAGQRVAQQAQVIKAPGNFQTAEFQHEHGMIDLIVHRRELKSTVGRLLDYLTQAA
- a CDS encoding acetyl-CoA carboxylase carboxyltransferase subunit alpha, translated to MNIIDFERPITELESAINQLRRLKMERGVDRSREIAELEKERERLLKTIFSHLTPWDKVLLARHPKRPYALDYARSMCEGFMELHGDRLGFDDGAVVAGLARIGSHKIALVGHQKGRDLRERQRRNFGMAKPEGYRKGMRIFDLAERFRLPVVTLVDTPAADPGVESEARGISEAIAASMMKMFELTVPTIAVILGEGGSGGAIGFATANRVLMLEHSIYSVIPPEGCAAILWRDPSKNREASEALKLTAQSAMEMGLIDGIIPEPLGGAHRDAQTTALSVRAAILHQLEELGSKKPSELQHERYEKFRQMGIYQVKADI
- the glyQ gene encoding glycine--tRNA ligase subunit alpha, with the translated sequence MTFQDLLAALQKFWGNYGCLIVQPHDLEVGAGTMSPMTALRSLGPEPWNVAYAQPCRRPTDGRYGRNPMRMQHYYQYQVVLKPSPEDVVDVYLESLKAIGIDVVKNDVRFVEDDWEDQSLGASGVGWEVWLNGAEITQFTFFQQMGGIECKPVSAEITYGPERLCLLLQGRTSVWDNMEWGHGITYSDVDFQSELDHNYYNFEQADTEMLFQLFDQLEAESKRIAEAGLVFPAYELALKCSHAFNLLNARGSISVTERANYINRVRALARNCCRMYLQQREEQGFPLLQKTWPRGLASAR
- a CDS encoding site-specific DNA-methyltransferase produces the protein MTEGIVQGDCREVLAEFPEAEFDAIFADPPYNLQLRQPLYRPNQTLVDAVNDDWDKVGDFHDYDAFTREWLSACRRVLKPDGTIWVIGTYHNIFRVGSILQDLGYWILNDVVWIKTNPMPNFRGARLTNAHETLIWAAKSREAKGRLLNYKSLKAGNEDKQMRSEWVIPICSGAERTLQNGRKAHSTQKPEALLHRVLMACTSWGDWVLDPFVGSGTTAAVAKRLGRRCVGIEQDEGYVKVARKRLASVARPDEALRELYEPYDEPRPLRVPFVNLVEQGVLAVGQELYFNGSPDLTARIGADGTLLAPDGARGSIHKIAGLYGSVDRLNGWTVWFYLGDSGEMVSIDGLRPHSP